GTCATATATGTAAACCGTTACAGCCTTGTCTTTGGAATTCAGATATTTTGTTTCAGTTGTTTGTGTTTTTCCGTCCTCCAAAGTTGCATAACTGTATTGGGTAAGTAGTTCTTCAGCTACTGATGAATTATCTCTGAAGTAAATTTTAAGTAGTCTGTCCAGAACATCATATTCATACCTGTAAATTGCACCGTTGGGTTTTGCTTCTGTCAGCGTGTTCCCGTATACGTCGTAGGTGTAGCTTGTCGTTTCTCCTAATGCATTGGTTACTTCCTTGATTTTACCACTATCAAAGTATTCGTATTTTGTTCCCACCGTATTGTCAGTATATGTATCGGCTTCTACATTATCCTTTGTATCGTCATATTGGTTTGGAGTAATTTCTTGTATTTTTCTTCCCAACAGGTCAAATATCGTTCTTTGTGTTTCATTTTTTGAGCTTACTGTTGTAGTTTTAATTAACTGGCCGTTTTTGTCGTAGGTAAATTCTGTTCTGTTGCCCTTTTGGGTTATTTGTGCGGTTTTCCAGCCTATGCGGTTATACTCATAAGTTGTAACTTTGCCTGTCTCTGGGTCAGATACTGCTTTTACATCACCATAAGTGTTGTAGGTGTACGTGGTGGTATTGCCCTCCGGGTCTGTTTCACTTTTTAATAATCCCTTTGCAGATGAACCCGATTCTTCTCCTGTATAATATTGGTAGAAAGTTATTGCAAAACCTGTATTGTTTGTGCCGTCGTATACATCTGTTTCGTTAAGGGGTTGTACCTTCTTTATCAGGTTTATTTTGTTTTCATCGTAAACATTGTAGGTTGTTTTCCCGCACTCATCCACTTCTTTTGTTACATTGTTTTTTTCATCGTATTCTTTTAGCTGGGTACTTCCGTCAGGATTTGTGATTTTGGTTACATTGCCTCTAGCATCAATCTCATACTGAGTTTTATTTCCATTACGGTCGGTTTGTGATTTTATATCGCCATATTTGTTTTTACCTCCATATTGAAAATATTCAGTATAATTGGATTTTCCGTCAGGCTCCTGTATATACAATCGCTTCCGAGGTATCTTCATGGATTGACTCGGGTACATACACCTCCCAGAATAATTTGACACCAAATACTCAATATTCTACAAAGTTTGAGGCAAAGGATGCAAAGGGACACATTTCAACCAGTGTACAGAATGTGTATACTAAAGCGTCATATACAATTTATTTCAATTATGTTCTGTTTTTGTTTTATAGTTTTTTATTTACATATTACAAATCTCTAAAATCTCACCACCCTTACTACCTCCCCGCTTTCAACAATACATCCATGATGTAATGTACTGCTCGTTGTACCATGTATCTATTCCCACTGTTTCATTATCCTTGAGGCTGTCATACCTGCCGTCTGAAGTAATTACTCGCACTCCGTATTCCTCCAGAAAATCAAGGAAAAGCAGAGTTTTGGCGTTGTTTCTTCCCAGCCTTGATAAGTCCTTTAAAACCACAAGGTTTATGTTACACGCCAATACATCTTTTTTAAGCTCTTCAAGGGCGTATCTTTCAAAGCCCGCACCAGAAACATTGTCATCTACATAAGTTTTATAGATAGTTCCGAAATTATTCTTTTTCACAAAGTCCGCCAGAAGCTTTTTCTGTGTTTCAATAGTCTCAATATTTTCCTCATTTTCGTCCCTGCTTTGCCTTACATATATACCTATATGATAATTGATATCGGGTTTGTTAAATCCAAGCATGGCATCCTCCCCATTTTTACGAATTCATTTGCATAAATACTATTCTATTTATATTCAGTTGTTTCGGATTATAAAAATTGTCCATGAAAAAGGCATACTAACCGATTAACAGTTGATGTGACCCCAAAAAGTTAGACTTTATTGCGTAACAGATTTTGATATTTGTTACGCATTTTTTATGCAGCCAAGAGCCTAAGTCTGTATTGAGCAGGACTCAGCCATCCTAGTTTCTCTTTAATTCTTTGCTCGTTATAATACTTTATGTATCGTTCTATTGCATTTTTTAAGTCCTCGTAGCTGTAGTACACAACTCCATAGTATATCTCTTGTTTTAGCAGACCAAAGAAGTTTTCCATTACTGAATTATCATGGCAGTTACCTTTTCTAGACATACTTTGAAAAATCCGTTCTTCTTTGAGACGATGTGAGTATACTTTCATCTGATAAGCCCAACCTTGATCTGAATGGAATGTTCTTCTATAAGGACAATCAGATGTGATTTCAATAGCTTTATTAAGTGCACTCATAATATTTACTGCAGATGGATGTTTATCAATACCGAAACTTACTATTTCACTATTGTACATATCCATAAAAGGATCCAGGTAAAGCTTATGCATTGTCATATGTCCCTTGGAATCAACTTCGTAGTATTTAAACTCTGTTGTATCAGTTGTAATCTTCTGGTGTGGAATATGAGTATTGAAACGTCTACGGATTCTGTTAGGTGCAACTGTTCCAACTTTTCCCTTATAAGAACTGTACTTGCGACTTTTTCTGGTAAAAGAAGTAACTTGAAGACTAAGCTTTTGCATAATTCGCTGTACTTTCTTCTTGTTTACTATAAATTCTTGATTCCTGAGTTCACCATACATACGACGATATCCATAATTCTTATTATTCTCATGAATCTCCAATATCTTATCTTCCAGTTCTTTGTCTGGATTCTCTCTATCAAATCTTTTCTGCCAATACATATATGTTGCTTTAGGAAAGCCTACTACTGCGAGAATGTCTTTTAGTTTGAAATCTCCTCGGAGGCTGTAGACGATTCTCGCTGCTTTTTCAGAAGAGTTTCCTCCTCTAAACGCAGCCTCCTCAGTTCTTTTAAATAGGCATTCTCTATACGTAACTTTAAAAGTTCATCTTCAAGCTGTTTAACATATTCAGCACTAGTATCAACAATAATTGATTCAGTTGCATTGGTATCTGTTACTTTTCTTTTTAGGCTCAATGGTTTCTTCCGACCTTTCTTCTTAGGTCTCAAAGCATCCGGACCAGCAATCCGAAAATCGTTCACCCACTTAACAATCAGTGCAGGATTACGAATTCCTTCTTGAATAGCTAACTCTTGATATGAAACCTCACTTGTTAAATATAATTCTACAACATGAAGTTTATATTCGAAAGAGTATTTTTTTTGTTTGCGAGAACGCACCAAACCTTCGTCGCCAAAAGCATTATAATTAAGGACCCATTTCTTAATGTTGTTAAACGAGGGGATATCATACTGCTTTGCAAGATACTCGTATCCTCCTTCTCCATTTAGATAGGCTTTTACAATTTGTTTCTTAAATTCAAAAGAATATTTAGCCATAAAAATACCGACCTCCAATCGTTAGATTATGGTCTAACTTTTGGGGGTCGGTACAAGTTAGTATGCCTTTTTATGTCAGATATTCCTTTAATCCTGTAATTTTCTACCCTCACAAGTGGGAAGCATTTCATCAAGATACTTATTTATTAATTCTGCTGGTTTATGTCCCGGTCTTTCAAACCCAAGTATCATATTACAGTGGGCATAACCTTTCACAATATATAACCTTGAATCTTTTGCTCCTTTCTCAATAAGCTTTTCATGTAATTCTATGGAATTTGTTTTAGGAACCAGCCAGTCATTTCCTCCATGCACTATCAGGCAAGGGGGTTCTTTTCCTGTTATATGTGAAACAGGTGAACATTCAGCTTTATTGTTATCTCCCCCTAACATTGCGATTATTGCCGCATTGAGCATTGGGGGCATGTAGTTCTCCGGCATATTAAAATCATGAATACCGCTCATAGGTATCCAGCATTTAACCTTTTTAATA
This genomic stretch from Ruminiclostridium cellulolyticum H10 harbors:
- a CDS encoding IS3 family transposase (programmed frameshift), with protein sequence MAKYSFEFKKQIVKAYLNGEGGYEYLAKQYDIPSFNNIKKWVLNYNAFGDEGLVRSRKQKKYSFEYKLHVVELYLTSEVSYQELAIQEGIRNPALIVKWVNDFRIAGPDALRPKKKGRKKPLSLKRKVTDTNATESIIVDTSAEYVKQLEDELLKLRIENAYLKELRRLRLEEENSSEKAARIVYSLRGDFKLKDILAVVGFPKATYMYWQKRFDRENPDKELEDKILEIHENNKNYGYRRMYGELRNQEFIVNKKKVQRIMQKLSLQVTSFTRKSRKYSSYKGKVGTVAPNRIRRRFNTHIPHQKITTDTTEFKYYEVDSKGHMTMHKLYLDPFMDMYNSEIVSFGIDKHPSAVNIMSALNKAIEITSDCPYRRTFHSDQGWAYQMKVYSHRLKEERIFQSMSRKGNCHDNSVMENFFGLLKQEIYYGVVYYSYEDLKNAIERYIKYYNEQRIKEKLGWLSPAQYRLRLLAA
- a CDS encoding recombinase family protein, whose translation is MLGFNKPDINYHIGIYVRQSRDENEENIETIETQKKLLADFVKKNNFGTIYKTYVDDNVSGAGFERYALEELKKDVLACNINLVVLKDLSRLGRNNAKTLLFLDFLEEYGVRVITSDGRYDSLKDNETVGIDTWYNEQYITSWMYC